A window of [Clostridium] innocuum genomic DNA:
CTTATATCCGTTGATATCAATCAGTACACCAATCCGGCGCTTAAACTCACTGGAAGAAGCAGATTTCAGAACAGTATTGACTGCCTGTAATGTCTGTCCGTTCTTTCCAATCAGAATAGCGTTGTTCTCAGCGTCCAGATTAACACGGAAATATTCACCGTCATCCACCACATCAATGGACACTTCCATATGAATACCTTCGAAATAGGTCTGCAGATATGCTTTCATGAATTCACGAATATCATTTCTACAGTAAGCCGTTATGGTTGTTTTGCTGCCAAGACCCAGAAAGCCTGAGGTTTCTTCTGTAACATTATAAGTGAGCTCTTCTACGCTTACTCCCTTATCCTCGGCAGCCTGCTTCAATACATCTTCCAGATTTTTGCCAGTATACGATTTCATCCTGTTATCCTCCTAATCTTTGATAAAGAATTTGTGGATTACAATATTTTGGATAACTCTTGCAAGAGAGTTTACCAGCCAGTAGAAGGACATACCCAGCGGCCAGTTGATTGCAAAGATGGCAATCATACCGGTACTCATGTACATCATCATGTTCATGGAGCCCATCATACCATTTCCGCCCTTTTTCTTAGGCTCTGCATATTTTTTCTCTTTGACATGCATCTTTTTCTTTCTGTGTTCCTGCAGCCACTGCGGCATTTTGAAGGACAACAGCTGGAAGGCTACCATCAGAACAAAGATGACAACATACCAGTAATTACCTAAGTTAAACCCTTCGATCGGCGTCTTAGCCAGGTTGATTCCCTGGAAGGAACCGGTTACCACGCTGTACGCGCGCATCGTCGCCTGATACATACCCAGAATTACCGGGAACTGTATAAACGTTACCAGCAGTGTTCCAAACGGATTGATTTTGTATTTGCTGTAGAGCGCCTGCATTTCCTGCGCCTGCTGCATCTTGGAGCGGTCATCGGTTTTGCCTGCATATTTCGCCTGAATCTTATTCATTTCCGGCTGAATGGACTGCATACGCTGTGATGCTACCTGTGATTTGATTGAGAACAGGAAGATCAGCAGCTGAATCAGGAAGGTCGCTGCAATGATACCGATACCTGCATCACTGAAATCTGCTACAAAGTTAATCAGGAATGCAATCGGCCATACGATCAGCCCGTTGAACCATCCCTCGTCCATTGCATCCGAGAATGTTGTTTTTTCGATTGTAATCAAATCATCTGCTTTATAATCCTTATACTTCTTTTGAAGTTCTTTGTCGTCTGGAATGTCAACATCTCCGCGTTTCACCTGAACGTCATTGTTCGTGTAAATGGAATTGACATATGTCTTACCATTCTGCCCACGCGGAACACTACATCCGGTCAGTGTCACGACCATCAGCATAACGACCAGAAGAAACTTCTTTTTGTTTCTAAAAAAATCTTTCATCTTTTTGTCTCCTCGCTAAGTTTGCCTACCTTTATATTTTAACTTTTTTAACCAATCTTTCCAAGAGTTTTTTGTTGTTTATATAATTTTCTTCATGATATTTTACGCGAACGAGTATAATCGTATCAAATTTCTCTTCAAAACTGTAAATATCCT
This region includes:
- a CDS encoding KH domain-containing protein produces the protein MKSYTGKNLEDVLKQAAEDKGVSVEELTYNVTEETSGFLGLGSKTTITAYCRNDIREFMKAYLQTYFEGIHMEVSIDVVDDGEYFRVNLDAENNAILIGKNGQTLQAVNTVLKSASSSEFKRRIGVLIDINGYKEEKYQKVCSLALRVAKSVQRTKTDATLDPMPADERKAIHNYLANMKHIATVSEGEGNQRRLKIVYSEDNA
- a CDS encoding YidC/Oxa1 family membrane protein insertase; this encodes MKDFFRNKKKFLLVVMLMVVTLTGCSVPRGQNGKTYVNSIYTNNDVQVKRGDVDIPDDKELQKKYKDYKADDLITIEKTTFSDAMDEGWFNGLIVWPIAFLINFVADFSDAGIGIIAATFLIQLLIFLFSIKSQVASQRMQSIQPEMNKIQAKYAGKTDDRSKMQQAQEMQALYSKYKINPFGTLLVTFIQFPVILGMYQATMRAYSVVTGSFQGINLAKTPIEGFNLGNYWYVVIFVLMVAFQLLSFKMPQWLQEHRKKKMHVKEKKYAEPKKKGGNGMMGSMNMMMYMSTGMIAIFAINWPLGMSFYWLVNSLARVIQNIVIHKFFIKD